One region of Trinickia violacea genomic DNA includes:
- the phoR gene encoding phosphate regulon sensor histidine kinase PhoR: MNIIWARSIVSLVLLAVLCVALGAFAGVKAALIVAVIALVAQGFFALYHTQRLWRLLDAPVYGEVPSAPGVWGEIYYRLHKLAKRWHAQVRQVEQQHSRFIQAIQASPNGVAMLDDHDQIEWCNAISEDHFGLDAKRDLRQHVTHLVRRPEFVRYLNSQRYDDMLIMRGMGDKRQNVLSVQVFPYGENRKLVLSQDITELERTDSMRRDFVANVSHELKTPLTVLSGFLETMRELPLGEEERTRYLELMEQQASRMRHIVDDLLVLAKLEGDNKPPSDHLIDMGSVVRHLREDAATLSGERQRITFDVDETLTVKGVETEILSALGNLVTNAIRYTPDGGTIHVEWRMIGNSAVFSVTDSGFGIPAADIPRLTERFYRVDRSRSRDTGGTGLGLAIVKHVLQRHDAVLDVKSEEGRGSTFTVRFPAQRSIRHQTTHA, encoded by the coding sequence ATGAACATCATTTGGGCGCGCTCGATTGTGTCGCTCGTGCTGCTTGCTGTTCTGTGCGTGGCGCTCGGCGCATTCGCCGGCGTCAAGGCGGCGTTGATAGTCGCGGTGATCGCGCTCGTCGCTCAGGGTTTCTTTGCGCTCTATCACACGCAGCGCCTCTGGCGCCTGCTCGATGCGCCCGTGTACGGCGAAGTGCCGAGCGCGCCGGGCGTCTGGGGCGAAATCTACTATCGGCTGCACAAGCTCGCGAAGCGCTGGCACGCGCAGGTGCGGCAAGTCGAGCAGCAGCATTCGCGTTTCATACAGGCGATCCAGGCGTCGCCGAACGGCGTCGCGATGCTCGACGATCACGATCAGATCGAATGGTGCAACGCGATCTCCGAGGATCACTTCGGTCTCGACGCGAAGCGCGATTTGCGTCAGCACGTGACGCATCTCGTGCGCCGTCCGGAGTTCGTCCGCTATCTGAATTCGCAGCGCTACGACGACATGCTCATCATGCGCGGCATGGGCGACAAGCGTCAGAACGTGCTGTCGGTGCAGGTGTTTCCGTATGGAGAGAATCGCAAGCTCGTCCTGTCGCAGGACATTACGGAACTCGAGCGCACCGATTCGATGCGGCGCGATTTCGTCGCGAACGTATCGCATGAATTGAAGACGCCGCTCACCGTGCTGTCGGGTTTTCTCGAGACGATGCGCGAGTTGCCGCTCGGCGAAGAAGAGCGCACGCGCTATCTGGAACTGATGGAGCAGCAGGCGTCGCGCATGCGGCACATCGTCGACGACTTGCTCGTGCTCGCGAAGCTCGAGGGCGACAACAAGCCGCCGAGCGATCACCTCATCGACATGGGTTCGGTGGTGCGGCATCTGCGCGAGGACGCGGCGACGCTCTCGGGTGAGCGGCAGCGGATCACGTTCGATGTCGACGAGACGCTGACCGTCAAGGGCGTCGAGACGGAAATCCTGAGCGCGCTCGGCAATCTGGTGACGAACGCGATCCGCTATACGCCGGACGGCGGCACCATCCACGTCGAGTGGCGGATGATCGGCAATAGCGCGGTGTTCTCGGTGACGGACAGCGGTTTCGGCATTCCTGCAGCGGACATTCCGCGCCTGACCGAGCGGTTCTATCGCGTCGACCGGAGCCGTTCGCGCGATACGGGCGGCACCGGGCTTGGGCTCGCGATCGTCAAGCACGTGCTGCAACGGCACGACGCGGTACTCGATGTGAAGAGCGAAGAAGGGCGCGGGAGCACGTTCACGGTGCGCTTCCCCGCGCAGCGCTCGATACGCCATCAGACGACGCACGCCTAA
- the pstS gene encoding phosphate ABC transporter substrate-binding protein PstS, whose translation MKLMQTAFAGLASALFAIAAQATDITGAGSTFAAPIYTKWADAYQKSGGGKVNYQGIGSSGGIKQINAKTVDFAGSDAPLKDDELAKDGLFQFPTVVGGVVPAINLPGFKPGQIVLSGPVLGDIYLGKIKKWNDPAIAALNPGLKLPDTDVAVVRRADGSGTSFIWTNYLSKVNPEWKSKVGEGTTVNWPTGTGGKGNDGVAAFVQRLPGAIGYVEWAYAKQNHMVYTAMKNETGAVVQPDTETFKAAAAGADWKKSFYQILTNEPGKDAWPVVGATFVLLHTTQDKPAQGAETLKFFDWAFKNGTQAANELDYISLPDSVVTEIKTQWKAKVKDASGKAVAE comes from the coding sequence ATGAAATTGATGCAAACCGCGTTTGCTGGCCTGGCTAGCGCGCTCTTCGCGATCGCAGCGCAAGCCACCGACATTACCGGCGCGGGCAGCACCTTCGCAGCACCGATTTACACGAAGTGGGCCGATGCCTACCAGAAGTCGGGTGGCGGCAAGGTCAACTATCAAGGCATCGGTTCGTCGGGCGGCATCAAGCAGATCAACGCCAAGACCGTTGACTTCGCCGGCTCGGACGCCCCGCTGAAGGACGACGAACTGGCTAAGGACGGCCTGTTCCAGTTCCCGACGGTTGTCGGCGGCGTGGTGCCCGCAATCAACTTGCCGGGCTTCAAGCCGGGCCAGATCGTGCTGTCGGGCCCGGTGCTCGGCGACATCTACCTGGGCAAGATCAAGAAGTGGAACGACCCGGCGATCGCTGCGCTGAACCCGGGCCTCAAGCTGCCGGATACCGACGTCGCTGTGGTCCGCCGCGCTGACGGCTCGGGCACGTCGTTCATTTGGACGAACTATCTGTCGAAGGTGAACCCCGAGTGGAAGTCGAAGGTCGGCGAAGGCACGACCGTCAACTGGCCGACGGGCACGGGCGGCAAGGGCAACGACGGCGTCGCAGCCTTCGTGCAGCGTCTGCCGGGCGCAATCGGCTATGTCGAGTGGGCGTACGCGAAGCAGAACCACATGGTCTACACGGCTATGAAGAACGAGACCGGCGCCGTGGTTCAGCCGGACACGGAAACGTTCAAGGCCGCCGCTGCTGGCGCGGACTGGAAGAAGTCGTTCTACCAGATCCTGACGAACGAGCCGGGCAAGGACGCATGGCCGGTCGTCGGCGCGACGTTCGTGCTGCTGCACACGACGCAAGACAAGCCGGCGCAAGGCGCGGAAACGCTGAAGTTCTTCGACTGGGCGTTCAAGAACGGCACGCAAGCCGCGAACGAACTCGACTACATCTCGCTGCCGGATTCGGTTGTGACGGAAATCAAGACGCAGTGGAAGGCGAAGGTCAAGGACGCTTCCGGCAAGGCAGTTGCTGAGTAA
- the folP gene encoding dihydropteroate synthase has product MSLADFSRPVVPEPLQCGRFTLTFERPLVMGILNVTPDSFSDGGRYVERGEALRQAEQMLVDGADIIDIGGESTRPGAPPVPLDEELERVVPLIEVLRDANVPLSVDTYKPQVMREALAAGADLINDIWGFRQEGAIDAVRESGCGLCVMHMLGEPQTMQRGEPSYNDVVADVRAFLEARVNALMEAGVARERISVDPGFGFGKSVIEHNYALLAHLPETAPRPPVGARPFPVLAGLSRKSMLGAVIARPAPERVAASVAAAVCAAERGAAIVRVHDVAQTVDAMKIWAAVRDATRRG; this is encoded by the coding sequence GTGTCGCTCGCCGATTTCTCCCGCCCTGTCGTTCCCGAACCGCTGCAATGCGGCCGGTTCACCTTGACCTTCGAACGCCCGCTCGTCATGGGCATCCTCAATGTCACGCCGGACTCGTTTTCCGATGGCGGTCGTTACGTCGAACGCGGCGAGGCGCTGCGGCAAGCGGAGCAGATGCTCGTGGACGGGGCGGACATCATCGACATCGGCGGCGAGTCGACCCGCCCAGGCGCGCCTCCGGTGCCGCTCGACGAAGAGCTCGAGCGCGTCGTGCCGCTCATCGAGGTGTTGCGTGATGCGAACGTGCCGTTGTCAGTCGATACCTATAAGCCGCAGGTGATGCGCGAGGCGCTCGCTGCGGGGGCCGATTTGATCAACGATATCTGGGGTTTCCGGCAGGAAGGCGCCATCGACGCGGTGCGCGAGAGCGGCTGTGGGCTGTGTGTAATGCACATGTTAGGTGAACCGCAGACAATGCAGCGCGGCGAGCCGTCTTATAACGATGTGGTCGCCGACGTGCGCGCGTTTCTCGAAGCTCGCGTCAACGCGTTGATGGAGGCGGGCGTCGCGCGTGAGCGCATCAGCGTCGATCCCGGCTTCGGATTCGGCAAGTCGGTGATCGAGCACAACTATGCACTGCTCGCGCATTTGCCGGAGACCGCACCGCGGCCGCCTGTCGGCGCGAGGCCGTTTCCGGTCCTCGCGGGCCTGTCGCGCAAGTCGATGCTGGGGGCGGTGATCGCGCGTCCCGCGCCCGAGCGCGTCGCGGCGAGCGTCGCAGCGGCAGTGTGCGCGGCCGAACGAGGCGCTGCGATCGTGCGCGTACATGATGTCGCGCAAACCGTGGACGCGATGAAAATTTGGGCCGCCGTGCGCGATGCGACACGACGCGGCTGA
- the phoU gene encoding phosphate signaling complex protein PhoU has translation MSDKHLSSQFDADLNLVSSKVLEMGGLVESQITHAMQALNEFDAEVADQVIAAEERLNTMEVEIDEECSNIIARRQPAARDLRLLLAISKTITNLERAGDEAEKIAKRVKRLMEDGASRTVNISEIKVSGDMAVSILRRALDAFARLDTVAAAQIVRDDKAIDEEFRAFVRKLVTYMMEDPRTISAGLEFLFIAKAIERIGDHAKNIAEFIIYIVKGTDVRHKSRDALEREALS, from the coding sequence ATGTCCGATAAACACCTGTCGAGCCAATTCGACGCCGATCTGAACCTGGTCTCTTCGAAGGTGCTCGAAATGGGCGGCCTCGTCGAATCGCAGATCACCCACGCGATGCAGGCCCTCAACGAATTCGACGCCGAAGTGGCCGATCAGGTGATCGCCGCGGAAGAGCGCCTGAACACGATGGAAGTCGAGATCGACGAGGAATGCAGCAACATCATCGCGCGCCGCCAGCCGGCTGCGCGCGACCTGCGTCTGCTGCTCGCGATCTCGAAGACGATCACCAATCTCGAGCGCGCCGGCGACGAAGCCGAGAAGATCGCCAAGCGCGTGAAGCGCCTGATGGAAGACGGCGCGTCGCGCACGGTCAACATCTCCGAGATCAAGGTGTCGGGCGACATGGCCGTATCGATCCTGCGCCGCGCGCTCGATGCGTTCGCGCGCCTCGATACCGTGGCCGCCGCGCAGATCGTGCGCGACGACAAGGCGATCGACGAGGAATTCCGCGCCTTCGTGCGCAAGCTCGTCACCTACATGATGGAAGACCCGCGCACGATTTCGGCGGGGCTCGAGTTCCTGTTCATCGCGAAGGCGATCGAGCGGATCGGCGATCACGCGAAGAACATCGCCGAATTCATCATCTACATCGTGAAGGGTACGGACGTGCGGCACAAGTCGCGCGACGCGCTCGAGCGCGAAGCTCTCAGCTAA
- the ftsH gene encoding ATP-dependent zinc metalloprotease FtsH, whose product MNNNMFSKAAVWLVIALVLFTVFKQFDKPRVQEGVSYSQFMDDAKNGKVKSVIVQGRNLTVTPADGQKYQIVSPGDIWMVGDLMKYGVQVSGKADEEPNALVSALYYLGPTILIIGFWFYMMRQMQGGGKGGAFSFGKSRARLIDENNNAINFTDVAGCDEAKEEVSELVDFLRDPQKFQKLGGRIPRGVLLVGPPGTGKTLLARAIAGEAKVPFFSISGSDFVEMFVGVGAARVRDMFEQAKKHAPCIVFIDEIDAVGRHRGAGMGGGNDEREQTLNQMLVEMDGFEANSGVIVIAATNRSDVLDKALLRPGRFDRQVYVGLPDIRGREQIMKVHLRKVPISNDVDAAVIARGTPGFSGADLANLVNEAALFAARRGKRIVEMQDFEDAKDKIFMGPERKSAVIREEAKRATAYHESGHAVIAKLLPKADPVHKVTIIPRGRALGVTWQLPEHDNETYSKDYLLDRLAILFGGRVAEELFLNLISTGASDDFNKATQTARAMVARFGMTDALGPMVYVDDENDASPFGRGFTRTISEATQQKVDAEIRRVLDEQYGLARRLLDENRDKVEAMTAALMEWETIDADQINDIMEGRPPRSPKSSPSDNTSSGSSGSAGTEVKPGSATAPA is encoded by the coding sequence TTGAACAACAATATGTTTTCGAAGGCAGCAGTGTGGCTGGTCATCGCACTGGTGCTGTTTACAGTGTTCAAGCAGTTCGACAAGCCCCGCGTCCAGGAAGGCGTCTCGTATTCGCAGTTCATGGACGACGCCAAGAACGGCAAGGTCAAGAGCGTCATCGTCCAGGGGCGGAATCTCACGGTCACTCCAGCAGACGGTCAGAAATATCAGATCGTGTCGCCCGGCGACATCTGGATGGTCGGCGACCTGATGAAATATGGCGTGCAGGTGAGCGGCAAGGCTGACGAAGAGCCGAACGCGCTCGTTTCCGCGCTGTACTACCTCGGGCCGACGATCCTGATCATCGGGTTCTGGTTCTACATGATGAGGCAGATGCAGGGAGGCGGCAAAGGCGGGGCCTTTTCGTTCGGCAAATCCCGTGCACGCTTGATCGACGAGAACAACAACGCCATCAATTTCACCGACGTCGCCGGCTGCGACGAAGCGAAAGAGGAAGTGTCGGAGCTGGTCGACTTCCTGCGCGACCCGCAGAAATTCCAGAAGCTCGGCGGCCGTATCCCGCGCGGCGTGTTGCTGGTCGGCCCTCCGGGTACCGGTAAGACGCTGCTCGCGCGCGCGATCGCCGGCGAAGCGAAAGTGCCGTTCTTCTCGATCTCGGGTTCGGACTTCGTCGAAATGTTCGTCGGCGTCGGCGCGGCCCGCGTTCGCGACATGTTCGAGCAGGCTAAGAAGCACGCGCCGTGCATCGTGTTCATCGACGAAATCGATGCGGTCGGCCGTCATCGCGGCGCCGGCATGGGCGGCGGCAACGACGAACGCGAGCAGACGCTGAATCAGATGCTCGTCGAAATGGACGGCTTCGAGGCGAACTCGGGCGTCATCGTGATCGCGGCAACCAACCGCTCGGACGTGCTCGATAAGGCGCTCTTGCGTCCGGGCCGCTTCGACCGTCAGGTGTATGTCGGCTTGCCCGATATTCGCGGCCGCGAGCAGATCATGAAGGTGCACCTGCGTAAAGTGCCGATCTCGAACGACGTCGATGCGGCAGTGATCGCGCGCGGCACGCCGGGCTTCTCGGGCGCCGACCTCGCGAACCTCGTCAACGAAGCGGCGCTCTTTGCGGCGCGCCGCGGCAAGCGCATCGTCGAGATGCAGGACTTCGAAGACGCGAAGGACAAGATCTTCATGGGCCCGGAGCGCAAGTCGGCGGTGATCCGCGAAGAGGCGAAGCGCGCGACGGCGTACCACGAGTCGGGCCACGCGGTCATCGCAAAGCTGTTGCCGAAGGCTGACCCGGTTCACAAGGTCACGATCATTCCGCGCGGCCGTGCACTCGGTGTGACGTGGCAACTGCCGGAACACGATAACGAAACGTACTCGAAGGACTATCTGCTGGACCGCCTGGCGATCCTGTTCGGCGGCCGTGTTGCCGAAGAGCTGTTCCTGAACCTGATCAGCACCGGTGCGTCGGACGACTTCAACAAGGCCACGCAGACGGCTCGCGCGATGGTCGCCCGCTTCGGCATGACCGATGCGTTGGGACCGATGGTCTACGTCGACGACGAGAACGATGCTTCGCCGTTCGGCCGCGGGTTCACGCGGACCATCTCGGAAGCGACGCAGCAGAAGGTCGACGCCGAAATCCGCCGCGTGCTCGACGAGCAATACGGCCTGGCGCGCCGCCTGCTCGACGAAAACCGCGACAAGGTCGAAGCCATGACCGCCGCGCTGATGGAGTGGGAAACGATCGACGCCGATCAGATCAACGACATCATGGAAGGCCGGCCGCCGCGCTCACCGAAGAGCTCTCCGAGCGACAACACGTCGTCGGGCAGTAGCGGTAGTGCCGGCACCGAAGTCAAGCCGGGCAGCGCCACCGCACCGGCGTGA
- the pstA gene encoding phosphate ABC transporter permease PstA has product MSQPSMKMPGSASPEQLEAVRNRLQKRRRSTNAVALTMSLAAMAFGLLWLVWILYTTLRLGIGGLSIELFTQSTPPPNTDGGGLANAIVGSLMLVVLATVVGTPIGILAGVYLAEYGQKGWLAQITRFINDILLSAPSIVVGLFVYAIVVAKMGNFSGWAGVIALALLQIPIVIRTTENMLKLVPNALREAAFALGTPKWKMILSITLKASVGGIVTGVLLAIARIAGETAPLLFTALSNQFFSLNMNQPIANLPVTIYKFAMSPFAQWQSLAWAGVFLITLGVLGLNILARVMFSKK; this is encoded by the coding sequence ATGAGCCAGCCATCCATGAAAATGCCGGGCTCCGCAAGCCCGGAACAACTCGAAGCGGTGCGCAATCGCTTGCAGAAGCGTCGCCGTTCGACCAACGCGGTCGCGCTCACGATGTCGCTCGCGGCGATGGCTTTCGGCCTCCTCTGGCTCGTGTGGATTCTGTACACGACGCTGCGCCTCGGCATCGGCGGCTTGTCGATCGAACTGTTCACGCAGTCGACGCCGCCGCCGAACACCGATGGCGGCGGTCTCGCGAATGCGATTGTCGGCAGCCTGATGCTCGTCGTGCTCGCGACGGTTGTCGGCACGCCGATCGGCATTCTCGCCGGCGTCTATCTGGCCGAATACGGGCAGAAGGGCTGGCTCGCGCAAATCACGCGCTTCATCAACGACATCCTGCTGTCGGCGCCGTCGATCGTCGTCGGTCTGTTCGTGTATGCGATCGTCGTCGCGAAGATGGGCAACTTCAGCGGCTGGGCCGGCGTGATCGCACTCGCGCTCCTGCAGATTCCGATCGTGATCCGCACGACCGAGAACATGCTGAAGCTCGTGCCGAACGCGCTGCGCGAAGCGGCGTTCGCGCTCGGCACACCGAAGTGGAAGATGATTCTGTCGATCACGCTGAAGGCGTCGGTGGGCGGCATCGTGACGGGCGTGCTGCTCGCGATCGCGCGTATCGCCGGCGAAACTGCGCCGCTGCTCTTCACGGCGTTGTCGAATCAGTTCTTCTCGCTGAACATGAATCAGCCGATCGCGAACCTGCCGGTCACGATCTACAAATTCGCAATGAGTCCGTTTGCGCAGTGGCAGTCGCTTGCGTGGGCGGGTGTGTTCCTCATTACATTGGGTGTGCTGGGCTTGAATATCCTGGCGCGCGTGATGTTTTCGAAAAAGTAA
- the pstB gene encoding phosphate ABC transporter ATP-binding protein PstB, with protein sequence MNMAESHLNPIERATAPAGFDTATHGRPLAPITPKIEVNNLNFFYGKYHALKNINLHIPEGKVTAFIGPSGCGKSTLLRTFNKMYALYPEQRAEGEIMMDGENLLTTKRDISLLRARIGMVFQKPTPFPMSIYDNIAFGVKMFETLPRSEMDDRVEWALTKAALWNEVKDKLNQSGYGLSGGQQQRLCIARGIAIRPEVLLLDEPCSALDPISTGRIEELIAELKSDYTVVIVTHNMQQAARCSDYTAYMYLGELIEFGDTEKIFIKPVRKETEDYITGRFG encoded by the coding sequence ATGAATATGGCAGAGAGCCACCTCAATCCCATCGAGCGCGCCACGGCGCCGGCCGGTTTCGACACCGCGACGCATGGCCGTCCGCTTGCACCGATCACGCCGAAGATCGAAGTCAACAACTTGAACTTCTTCTACGGCAAGTACCACGCGCTGAAGAACATCAACCTGCACATTCCGGAAGGGAAGGTGACGGCGTTCATCGGCCCGTCGGGCTGCGGCAAGTCCACGCTCTTGCGCACGTTCAACAAGATGTACGCGCTCTACCCGGAACAGCGGGCCGAGGGCGAGATCATGATGGACGGCGAAAACCTGCTGACGACCAAGCGCGATATCTCGCTGTTGCGCGCGCGCATCGGCATGGTGTTCCAGAAGCCGACGCCGTTCCCGATGTCGATCTACGACAACATCGCGTTCGGCGTGAAGATGTTCGAGACGCTGCCGCGCTCGGAGATGGACGACCGCGTCGAGTGGGCGCTCACCAAAGCGGCGCTCTGGAACGAAGTGAAGGACAAGCTCAATCAGAGCGGCTACGGCCTCTCGGGCGGCCAGCAGCAGCGTCTGTGCATTGCGCGCGGCATTGCGATCCGTCCGGAAGTGCTGCTGCTCGACGAGCCGTGCTCGGCGCTCGACCCGATCTCGACGGGCCGCATCGAAGAGCTGATTGCGGAGTTGAAGAGCGACTACACGGTCGTGATCGTGACGCACAACATGCAGCAGGCGGCGCGTTGTTCGGACTACACTGCCTATATGTATCTCGGTGAATTGATCGAATTCGGCGATACGGAAAAGATCTTCATCAAGCCGGTCCGCAAGGAAACGGAAGACTACATTACCGGCCGCTTCGGCTGA
- the glmM gene encoding phosphoglucosamine mutase, whose product MARRYFGTDGIRGKVGEAPITPDFVLRLGYAAGKVLAGADNWAKTGTRPTVLIGKDTRVSGYMLEAALESGFSAAGVDVMLAGPMPTPGVAYLTRALRLAAGVVISASHNPYFDNGIKFFSADGNKLPDDVELEIEKQLEGPLECAPSERLGKARRLDDAAGRYIEFCKSTFPAAFDLRGIKLVVDCAHGAAYDVAPHVFHELGADVIPIGVAPNGFNINDGVGATAPDALVRAVRANRADLGIALDGDADRLQVVDAAGRLYNGDELLYVLVKDRIATHGNVPGAVGTLMTNMAVEVALEREGVKFVRAAVGDRYVLEKLREHGWQLGAEGSGHILSLDRHSTGDGIVSALLVLAAMKRSGRSLADLLEGVTLFPQTLINVRMRPGADWKGSDAIKQAIGAAERALGSAGRVLIRASGTEPVLRVMVEAERAPDALQHAESIARVVKEATA is encoded by the coding sequence ATGGCACGTCGCTATTTCGGTACAGACGGCATTCGGGGCAAGGTCGGCGAGGCGCCCATCACGCCGGATTTTGTATTGCGGCTTGGGTATGCGGCAGGCAAGGTGCTCGCCGGCGCGGACAATTGGGCGAAGACAGGCACGCGTCCCACGGTGCTGATCGGCAAGGACACGCGCGTCTCGGGCTATATGCTCGAAGCCGCGCTCGAGTCGGGCTTCTCGGCTGCAGGTGTCGACGTGATGCTGGCCGGCCCGATGCCGACCCCCGGCGTCGCGTATCTGACACGCGCACTGCGGCTTGCGGCCGGTGTCGTGATCAGCGCATCGCACAACCCGTATTTCGACAACGGGATCAAGTTCTTCTCGGCCGACGGCAACAAACTGCCCGACGACGTCGAACTGGAAATCGAGAAGCAGCTCGAGGGGCCGCTCGAGTGCGCGCCGTCCGAGCGCCTCGGCAAAGCGCGCCGGCTCGATGACGCAGCCGGCCGCTATATCGAATTTTGCAAGAGCACGTTCCCGGCGGCGTTCGATCTGCGCGGGATCAAGCTCGTCGTCGATTGTGCGCATGGTGCGGCATATGACGTCGCGCCACACGTGTTCCACGAACTCGGCGCGGACGTCATTCCGATCGGCGTCGCGCCGAACGGCTTCAATATCAATGATGGCGTCGGCGCCACGGCGCCCGATGCGCTGGTGCGGGCGGTGCGGGCGAATCGCGCGGATCTCGGCATCGCGCTCGACGGCGACGCGGACCGTCTGCAGGTCGTCGATGCGGCGGGCCGCCTCTACAACGGCGACGAACTGCTGTATGTGCTCGTCAAGGACCGCATCGCGACGCACGGCAACGTTCCCGGTGCGGTCGGCACGTTGATGACGAACATGGCGGTCGAAGTCGCGCTCGAGCGCGAAGGCGTGAAGTTCGTGCGCGCGGCGGTCGGCGATCGCTATGTGCTCGAAAAGCTGCGCGAGCACGGCTGGCAGCTTGGCGCGGAAGGCTCGGGGCATATCCTGTCGCTCGACCGGCACTCGACCGGTGACGGCATCGTCTCGGCGCTGCTCGTGCTCGCCGCGATGAAGCGCAGCGGCCGCTCGCTTGCCGACCTGCTCGAAGGCGTCACGTTGTTTCCGCAGACGCTCATCAACGTTCGCATGCGGCCGGGCGCCGACTGGAAGGGCAGCGATGCGATCAAGCAAGCGATCGGCGCTGCCGAGCGTGCGCTCGGCAGCGCGGGCCGCGTGTTGATTCGAGCATCGGGCACGGAGCCGGTGCTGCGCGTGATGGTGGAAGCCGAGCGTGCTCCGGACGCGTTGCAGCACGCGGAAAGCATCGCGCGCGTGGTGAAGGAAGCCACGGCCTGA
- the pstC gene encoding phosphate ABC transporter permease PstC, whose translation MSDINLASTPPASQGTQRAPSPAGDVIFGGLTRLSAIVTLLLLGGIIVSLFVASLPTIHKFGLAFLWTSDWDPPSDTFGALVPIYGTIATSLIALIIAVPVSFGIALFLTELSPAWLRRPLGIAIELLAAIPSIVYGMWGLLVFAPIFAQYFEKPIGHVLGPIPFLGALFQGPPIGIGILCAGVILAIMIIPYIASVMRDVFEVTPVLLKESAYGIGCTTWEVMWKIVLPFTKTGVIGGVMLGLGRALGETMAVTFVIGNTNLLDNVSLFSPGNSITSALANEFAEASPGLHTSALMELGLILFVITFIVLAISKLMLLRLEKSEGAK comes from the coding sequence ATGTCCGACATTAACCTCGCGTCGACGCCACCTGCCAGCCAGGGGACGCAGCGCGCGCCAAGCCCCGCCGGCGACGTCATCTTCGGCGGGCTTACCCGACTTTCGGCGATCGTGACCTTGCTGCTGCTCGGCGGCATCATCGTGTCGCTGTTCGTCGCATCACTGCCGACCATCCACAAATTCGGCCTCGCCTTCCTGTGGACGTCCGACTGGGATCCCCCCAGCGACACCTTCGGCGCGCTCGTGCCCATCTACGGCACGATTGCGACGTCGCTCATTGCACTCATCATCGCGGTGCCCGTCAGCTTCGGCATCGCGCTCTTTCTAACCGAACTCTCTCCCGCCTGGCTGCGCCGTCCGCTCGGCATCGCGATCGAACTGCTCGCGGCGATTCCGTCGATCGTGTACGGCATGTGGGGTCTGCTCGTGTTCGCGCCGATTTTCGCGCAGTACTTCGAAAAGCCGATCGGCCACGTGCTCGGCCCGATTCCGTTTTTGGGCGCGCTCTTTCAGGGTCCCCCGATCGGCATCGGCATTCTGTGCGCAGGCGTGATCCTCGCGATCATGATCATCCCGTACATCGCTTCGGTCATGCGCGACGTCTTCGAAGTGACGCCGGTGCTCCTGAAGGAGTCGGCATATGGAATCGGTTGCACGACCTGGGAAGTGATGTGGAAGATCGTGCTGCCGTTCACGAAGACCGGCGTGATCGGCGGCGTGATGCTCGGCCTCGGCCGCGCGCTCGGCGAGACGATGGCCGTCACGTTCGTGATCGGTAACACGAACCTGCTCGACAACGTGTCGCTGTTCTCGCCCGGCAACAGCATCACCTCGGCGCTCGCCAACGAATTCGCGGAAGCGAGCCCCGGCCTGCATACGTCTGCGCTGATGGAACTCGGCCTGATCCTGTTCGTGATTACGTTCATCGTGCTGGCGATCTCGAAGCTGATGCTTCTGCGCCTCGAAAAGAGCGAGGGCGCGAAATGA
- the phoB gene encoding phosphate regulon transcriptional regulator PhoB, with translation MPSSILVIEDEPAISELISVNLQHAGHCAIRAYNAEQAQTLISDVLPDLVLLDWMLPGKSGIAFARDLRNNERTKHIPIIMLTARGDEQDKVLGLEIGADDYVTKPFSPKELMARIKAVLRRRAPQLTEDVVAINGLKLDPATHRVAAHAEGSEIKLDLGPTEFRLLHFFMTHPERVHSRTQLLDQVWGDHVFVEERTVDVHIKRLRAALKPAGCDAMIETVRGSGYRLAKSA, from the coding sequence ATGCCCAGCAGCATTCTCGTCATTGAAGATGAGCCCGCGATTTCCGAACTGATTTCGGTCAATCTTCAGCACGCGGGACATTGTGCGATTCGTGCGTACAACGCCGAGCAGGCGCAGACCCTGATCAGCGATGTGCTGCCCGATCTCGTCCTGCTCGACTGGATGTTGCCGGGTAAGTCAGGCATCGCGTTCGCACGCGATCTGCGCAACAACGAGCGCACCAAGCACATTCCGATCATCATGCTGACCGCGCGCGGCGATGAGCAGGACAAGGTGCTCGGCCTCGAAATCGGCGCGGACGACTACGTGACGAAGCCGTTCTCGCCGAAGGAGTTGATGGCGCGCATCAAGGCGGTGCTGCGCCGCCGCGCGCCGCAGCTGACCGAGGACGTCGTCGCGATCAACGGCCTGAAGCTCGATCCGGCCACGCATCGCGTCGCCGCGCACGCGGAGGGCAGCGAGATCAAGCTGGATCTCGGCCCGACCGAGTTCCGTCTGCTGCACTTCTTCATGACCCATCCGGAGCGCGTGCACAGCCGCACGCAATTGCTCGACCAGGTGTGGGGCGATCACGTGTTCGTGGAGGAACGCACCGTCGACGTGCACATCAAGCGACTGCGTGCCGCGCTCAAGCCCGCCGGCTGCGATGCTATGATTGAAACGGTGCGCGGCAGCGGCTACCGGCTCGCGAAGAGCGCTTAA